TTTGAAATACTTCATCGATAGCAAAATTGAGCTCGCTCATGGTAAACCAGCGTTTCCCGGGATCATCCGCCCAAAAATACAATTCAAATTTCAGTGCAGAGTCACCAAATTCAGAGAACCGCACAAAAGGTTCCGGATACGATCTTACATTAGGATTCTGTTTGGCAATTTCCAGCAAACACTTTTTCACCAACGCTGTATCGGAACCATACACTACTCCCACCTTTACGGAACCTCTCATACGAGTTGATGGATGAGTCCAGTTGGTGATCCTGCTTTCAATAAACTTTGAATTGGGTACCGTTATAGTAATCTCATCGGGTGTGGTAATCGTTGTGCTCCTTGCACTGATTTTGTCGATTGTGCCTAAGGTGCCGTCCTCCAGTGTAATAACATCTCCAACACGCATGGGACGTTCAAAAAGAAGGATAATTCCGCTTACGAAATTACTGATAATATTTTGCATTCCAAATCCGATTCCTATACCAAAAGCACCTGCAAAGAAAGCCAGGCTCCTTAATGGAATTCCAGCTATACTAAGGCCAATAAGCGCCGAGATACCTATGATGATATAGCGTGTAATGGTAGAGAGTGTTTGCTTCAACCCACGCTCCAGGCGGAGCTTATAAAACACCTTTTGATCAAGCAACTTTTTTATATGCCGTGCAATAAAAAAGGATGCAAATAGTACAACTAATGCTATGATAATCTTTATCGGCGTTGTGTATCTGCCTTCTTCTATGAAGAAACGATACCTTAGTCCGCTACCAATAGCCCCGAAAATCATCCCTATCTGCCCAAATATTTTTTGGATCAGATAAGGGGCAGCAGGAGAACCTATCGCATCACGAAAGGTACTGACCCATACGCGAATAATAATTATTGCAGCAATAATTGAAATAAGATAATTCAATGAAATATGACATATTGCAGTGATGGCATGAAATCTTTTTTCCTCAGGGGTGTCTTTTTTGAGATTTTCCCTCTTAAAACGCATTTCTCTCAGGTGAACCAAACGATGATACAAATATTTCCATATCCAAAAAGCGATACATGCGATAACAAAACTCTTTATGCACGTCTTCAATAATACATAGGAAAGGACTGGATATCCCAGTGTTCTTATCGCGAACAACAATACAACAAAGGAAATAAAAATCGGATAGATTATTGTTATTATGCGATGAATAAGTTTTCCAAATTGTGTTTCTGCACTCGGCAATAATTTGAATATCAGTGTTTTCTGTGTTGCAAGCCACAGCAAAAGGATTAAAATCCCCACACGGTACACAAACCAGAGTAATTCGACTACATCACTCCTGTACCCAAATGTACTGAGAACTACGATTAGTGATAAAGTAATAAAGGAAAACAATACAATGATATTTACTGATTTATAAAGATGTTTGGGAGAGATGTATGCTAAAGAGGTGACTAATTTTTTATCACCCTTTTCCGGGCTGAAGGACTCAACGAGAAAGCATTTGAGAATTCTATATACTGCAAAAAAGGTTAATACATATATCGTTGCTGTTATTACAGGGGTTTTAATACTCAGAATGCCAGGTATAGATACAGAAATGATGGCCAGCCATATGGCATTTATACTCTTCTGAAGCACGATTAAAAGACTGGGAAAAAGCCTCGATTTATAGTAAGATACGCCAGTGGCTTCATACAATGCCTGCGTTTTGAATGTGCTCCATCGGTGAATGTATTTTTTTGAAAAATAAAATCCTGCAATGAGCCCGATTAATCCGCATAATCTTATCCAAAAAGTAACTGTATGTCTTTTATGGGAGATATACGATATAAAATTCTTTGCCTGAGCCGGAATTATGTTATAGAACGAATCCCGCCGGTCATAGCAATCCATTAAATCCTTATACACTGCTGTTACTGTCTGGGAAGAAATGGTACTTTCTATTCTCATCCAAACATTGGCTGCCTTCATAGTAATTAACTTTTCTTTGGTCTTTTCCAGCAGTATCAGTGCATTTTTTTTGATCTCCAATCGTTCCTGCAATCTGTCCAGTCTCGTAGATATAAGTCCAACTTGTTCTTCTATCGCTTTCGCGATATGGTTTGCATACTCTATTGCCTGACGCGCCAATTCTTTATCCGAGAAAGAGGTCGCTTCATTTTCAATTGTTGCTATTTCCTCTTTGGACTTGGCAAAATTGTCAGAAATGAACTTTTTTTCTTCTTTTACCGATGGGATGAGGCTTTCTATAGTTGCAACCGATTCAGTGAACCGCTTTAAATCGGACTCTATTTTTGTTAATGATTCTTCAATCTCTTTTGTTGTTCCTCCCCTGCTCAATAGAAGGCCAATATCCGCCTCTAACTTTTTATATTCTGTAAAATCTTTGTATCTCTGAGCACCTTCCGTAATAAGCTCGTCTTTTCTTTTGGCAATAAGCCCAGCTTGTTTGTGAACCTCAGACTCTAACTCCAATACCCGTTTCTTTTCCGGGGAGGTCGTCACCATTTGCTCCAGTGCAA
This Candidatus Brocadia sp. DNA region includes the following protein-coding sequences:
- a CDS encoding mechanosensitive ion channel, whose protein sequence is MSLKYTRVKKRNIFMLIPFSKTGLVLYLGICFFWLGCCIDIQAQTIEKKEVEVKLSEMGVKVTTDDIEKARIKDEEVKTNVAKSMDEIKSSISNLERDRKAMDAYLERLRQEKEDYLGKGISQKFLELLDKEIDIVKEKIDIDNEQIETYEDRIEVLHDQSKAHDEIVVLLKSILGLEETLLTSHEQVPIVKKEADIAKSYITAVQAGIKEKESVISFFTNRLEEIKAKVSEDERNLAEYLDTLKSEIGDTELTNTIQEKIDSILLWKKAIGAQWIAIFETRLGTSRIRYDKGLLELKNAEFNAAFLAEKATRLEERLRSEELAKKQAELEAAKRAEEESRKIAERTKAEVEKTLQEAARKSEEIALEQMVTTSPEKKRVLELESEVHKQAGLIAKRKDELITEGAQRYKDFTEYKKLEADIGLLLSRGGTTKEIEESLTKIESDLKRFTESVATIESLIPSVKEEKKFISDNFAKSKEEIATIENEATSFSDKELARQAIEYANHIAKAIEEQVGLISTRLDRLQERLEIKKNALILLEKTKEKLITMKAANVWMRIESTISSQTVTAVYKDLMDCYDRRDSFYNIIPAQAKNFISYISHKRHTVTFWIRLCGLIGLIAGFYFSKKYIHRWSTFKTQALYEATGVSYYKSRLFPSLLIVLQKSINAIWLAIISVSIPGILSIKTPVITATIYVLTFFAVYRILKCFLVESFSPEKGDKKLVTSLAYISPKHLYKSVNIIVLFSFITLSLIVVLSTFGYRSDVVELLWFVYRVGILILLLWLATQKTLIFKLLPSAETQFGKLIHRIITIIYPIFISFVVLLFAIRTLGYPVLSYVLLKTCIKSFVIACIAFWIWKYLYHRLVHLREMRFKRENLKKDTPEEKRFHAITAICHISLNYLISIIAAIIIIRVWVSTFRDAIGSPAAPYLIQKIFGQIGMIFGAIGSGLRYRFFIEEGRYTTPIKIIIALVVLFASFFIARHIKKLLDQKVFYKLRLERGLKQTLSTITRYIIIGISALIGLSIAGIPLRSLAFFAGAFGIGIGFGMQNIISNFVSGIILLFERPMRVGDVITLEDGTLGTIDKISARSTTITTPDEITITVPNSKFIESRITNWTHPSTRMRGSVKVGVVYGSDTALVKKCLLEIAKQNPNVRSYPEPFVRFSEFGDSALKFELYFWADDPGKRWFTMSELNFAIDEVFQRNQIQIAFPQRDIHIRSVVPFPFQDIQEHVKQDGNQDKEGGCVS